A region from the Oceanibaculum indicum P24 genome encodes:
- a CDS encoding DUF2155 domain-containing protein: MSNPLLSSLRRHSLPALLVMAGGLCLMSVSAAAQDRPTFTPYPVAVLQGLDKITARISTFEAPVEQPVVFGSLEIMVRTCQKRPPEEPPESAAFLEITEQKPGEAASRLFTGWMFASSPALNGLQHPVYDVWLLDCKRAE; the protein is encoded by the coding sequence ATGTCCAACCCACTTCTGTCCTCTCTTCGCCGCCATTCCCTGCCTGCCCTGCTGGTCATGGCAGGGGGGCTGTGCCTCATGTCAGTGTCGGCGGCGGCGCAGGACCGGCCGACCTTCACCCCCTATCCGGTGGCGGTGCTGCAGGGGCTGGACAAGATCACCGCGCGGATATCCACCTTCGAGGCGCCGGTCGAGCAGCCTGTCGTCTTCGGCTCATTGGAGATCATGGTGCGGACCTGCCAGAAGCGTCCGCCGGAGGAACCGCCGGAGAGTGCCGCCTTCCTGGAGATCACCGAACAGAAGCCGGGCGAGGCGGCGAGCCGTCTGTTCACCGGCTGGATGTTCGCCTCAAGCCCGGCGCTGAACGGGTTGCAGCACCCGGTCTATGACGTCTGGCTGCTGGACTGCAAGAGGGCTGAATAG
- the accC gene encoding acetyl-CoA carboxylase biotin carboxylase subunit, with translation MFEKILIANRGEIALRIHRACREMGIHTVAIHSTADANAMHVRLADESVCIGPPPPNQSYLNIPAIISAATITGADAIHPGVGFLSENAGFAEIVEAHGFTFVGPSPDHIRMMGDKITAKRAMIEAGVPCVPGSDGAIESLEAAKKFAASIGYPVLIKATGGGGGRGMKVARDESQLAQALQLAKSEAKSAFGNDEVYMEKFLDKPRHIEVQVLADNHGNVVHLGERDCSLQRRHQKVLEEAPSPALNAEEREKLGKIVVKAIEKLGYRSVGTLEFLYENGEFYFIEMNTRLQVEHPITEMITDIDLVREQIRVASGAALGFSQADIKFFGHAIECRVNAEDPLTFQPSPGKVTDYHAPGGLGVRVDSALYTGYAIPPYYDSLVSKLVVHGRNRAECMMRLRRALEEYVIGGIKTTIPLHRKLLTEKSFIDGDYDIHWLERWMDGGKRE, from the coding sequence ATGTTCGAAAAGATCCTGATTGCCAATCGCGGCGAAATCGCCCTTCGCATCCACCGCGCCTGCCGCGAGATGGGCATTCACACCGTCGCCATCCATTCCACGGCCGACGCCAACGCCATGCATGTGCGGCTGGCCGACGAGAGCGTGTGCATCGGCCCGCCGCCGCCGAACCAGAGCTACCTGAACATTCCGGCGATCATCTCCGCTGCCACCATCACCGGAGCCGACGCGATCCATCCGGGGGTGGGCTTCCTGTCGGAGAATGCGGGCTTCGCGGAGATCGTGGAGGCGCACGGCTTCACCTTTGTCGGCCCCTCGCCCGACCATATCCGCATGATGGGCGACAAGATCACCGCCAAGCGGGCGATGATCGAGGCCGGCGTGCCCTGCGTGCCCGGTTCCGACGGCGCCATCGAAAGCCTGGAGGCGGCCAAGAAGTTTGCCGCCAGCATCGGCTATCCGGTGCTGATCAAGGCAACCGGCGGCGGCGGCGGCCGCGGCATGAAGGTGGCGCGTGACGAAAGCCAGCTCGCCCAGGCGCTGCAGCTCGCCAAGTCGGAGGCGAAATCCGCTTTCGGCAATGACGAAGTCTATATGGAGAAGTTCCTCGACAAGCCCCGGCATATCGAGGTGCAGGTGCTGGCCGACAATCACGGCAATGTCGTGCATCTGGGCGAGCGCGACTGCTCGCTGCAGCGCCGCCACCAGAAGGTGCTGGAAGAGGCCCCCTCACCCGCGCTGAACGCCGAGGAACGCGAGAAGCTGGGCAAGATCGTCGTCAAGGCGATCGAGAAGCTGGGCTACCGCAGCGTCGGCACGCTGGAATTCCTGTACGAGAACGGGGAATTCTACTTCATCGAGATGAACACCCGCCTGCAGGTCGAACATCCGATCACCGAGATGATCACCGACATCGACTTGGTGCGTGAACAGATCCGCGTTGCCTCCGGGGCGGCGCTAGGCTTCTCGCAGGCCGACATCAAGTTCTTCGGCCATGCCATCGAATGCCGGGTGAATGCGGAAGACCCGCTGACCTTCCAGCCCTCGCCTGGCAAGGTCACGGATTACCACGCGCCGGGCGGCCTTGGCGTGCGGGTCGATTCGGCCCTCTATACCGGTTACGCCATCCCGCCCTATTATGATTCGCTGGTGTCCAAGCTGGTGGTGCATGGCCGCAACCGCGCGGAATGCATGATGCGGCTGCGCCGGGCGCTGGAGGAATATGTGATCGGCGGCATCAAGACGACGATCCCGCTGCATCGCAAGCTGCTGACCGAGAAGTCGTTCATCGACGGCGATTACGACATTCACTGGCTCGAACGCTGGATGGACGGCGGCAAACGAGAGTAA
- the aat gene encoding leucyl/phenylalanyl-tRNA--protein transferase: MVPLTPELVLQAYAIGVFPMAETRDDSELFFVDPSKRGILPLNGFHIPRSLAKTVRRGVFEMRCNSDFEGVLRGCAEPAEDRNDTWINDEIVRLFLEFRRMGLAHSVESWRDGKLVGGLYGLALGGAFFGESMFSRETDASKVALVDLVARLKMGGFVLLDTQFVTSHLTRFGAVEIPREDYKNRLAEALTVAARFPTGDVRNAYSALLQSSSQTS; encoded by the coding sequence GTGGTCCCGCTAACGCCTGAACTCGTGCTACAGGCCTATGCCATCGGCGTGTTTCCGATGGCCGAGACACGGGACGATTCGGAGCTGTTCTTCGTCGATCCCAGCAAGCGCGGCATCCTGCCGCTCAATGGCTTCCATATCCCGCGCAGCCTGGCCAAGACGGTGCGCCGGGGCGTGTTCGAGATGCGCTGCAACAGCGATTTCGAGGGCGTCCTGCGCGGCTGCGCGGAACCGGCGGAAGACCGCAACGACACCTGGATCAATGACGAGATCGTCCGGCTGTTCCTGGAATTCCGCCGCATGGGCCTCGCCCATTCGGTGGAGAGCTGGCGCGATGGCAAGCTGGTCGGCGGGCTGTACGGGCTGGCGCTGGGCGGCGCCTTCTTCGGCGAGAGCATGTTCAGCCGCGAGACCGACGCCTCCAAGGTGGCGCTGGTCGATCTGGTCGCACGGCTGAAGATGGGCGGCTTCGTGCTGCTGGATACCCAGTTCGTCACCAGCCACCTGACGCGCTTCGGCGCCGTGGAAATCCCGCGCGAGGATTACAAGAACCGGCTGGCCGAGGCACTGACCGTGGCCGCGCGCTTTCCCACCGGCGATGTCCGCAACGCCTATTCAGCCCTCTTGCAGTCCAGCAGCCAGACGTCATAG
- a CDS encoding acetyl-CoA carboxylase biotin carboxyl carrier protein, which yields AAPAGDLPGTVPSPMVGTAYLTPEPGAEPFVRQGDAVRKGQTIAIVEAMKVMNPIPSPRDGTVTKIMISNGQPVEFGEPLMVIE from the coding sequence GGCGGCGCCGGCCGGCGACCTGCCGGGCACGGTGCCCTCGCCGATGGTCGGCACCGCCTATCTGACGCCGGAGCCGGGGGCCGAGCCCTTCGTGCGCCAGGGCGATGCGGTCCGCAAGGGCCAGACCATCGCCATCGTGGAGGCAATGAAGGTGATGAACCCGATCCCCTCCCCGCGCGACGGCACGGTGACGAAGATCATGATCAGCAACGGCCAGCCGGTGGAATTCGGCGAGCCGCTGATGGTCATCGAGTAG